One Rosa chinensis cultivar Old Blush chromosome 5, RchiOBHm-V2, whole genome shotgun sequence genomic region harbors:
- the LOC112168397 gene encoding 9-cis-epoxycarotenoid dioxygenase NCED2, chloroplastic → MATPSNSWAHTAQIQHHLSSSSSFSSLVNMGFPTRSIALNRNRSSTIHSALQSPSVLHFPKQPYHPRVITKEATITPSPTPKTVTTTQQPPHWNLLQRAASTALDMLEGALVSRESQNPLPKTADPRVQIAGNFAPVPEQPVRHSLPVSGTIPECISGVYVRNGANPLHEPVAGHHFFDGDGMVHAVSINDGAASYACRFTETQRLVQEREIGRPVFPKAIGELHGHSGIARLALFYARGALGLVDPSHGIGVANAGLVYFNDRLLAMSEDDMPYQVRITPSGDLETVGRYDFETQLGSTMIAHPKVDPVSGHLHTLSYDVVKRPYLKYFQFSADGEKSPDVEIPLAAPTMMHDFAITENFVVIPDQQVVFKLQEMITGGSPVIYDKNKKSRFGILAKNATNADDIIWVECPDTFCFHLWNAWEEPESDEVVVIGSCMTPPDSIFNENDECLKSVLSEIRLNLKTGESIRRPIISDESEHVNLEAGMVNRNRLGRKTRYAYLAIAEPWPKVSGFAKVDLFTGQVKKHIYGDRKFGGEPFFLPSGSCGEEDGGYILSFVHDEKTWKSELQIVNAMNLKLEATVTLPSRVPYGFHGTFIDSKDLKNQA, encoded by the coding sequence ATGGCTACTCCTTCGAATAGTTGGGCTCACACAGCCCAAATACAACACCacctttcttcctcctcctctttttCTTCACTAGTAAACATGGGCTTCCCGACAAGGTCCATCGCCTTGAACAGAAATAGAAGCAGCACCATTCACTCAGCTCTCCAGTCTCCTTCAGTTCTTCACTTCCCAAAACAGCCCTACCATCCGCGAGTTATTACCAAAGAGGCCACTATAACACCTTCTCCAACGCCTAAAACGGTAACTACAACGCAGCAACCTCCACACTGGAATTTGCTTCAGAGAGCTGCCTCCACCGCCTTGGACATGTTGGAAGGTGCTTTGGTCTCGCGTGAGAGCCAAAACCCCCTCCCCAAAACCGCCGACCCACGTGTCCAAATCGCAGGGAACTTCGCTCCGGTGCCGGAGCAACCCGTCCGTCACTCATTGCCCGTATCCGGGACCATACCCGAATGCATTAGCGGCGTCTACGTCCGTAACGGCGCGAACCCCTTACACGAGCCGGTCGCCGGCCACCACTTCTTCGACGGTGACGGCATGGTCCACGCCGTCAGCATAAATGACGGAGCCGCCAGCTACGCATGTCGGTTCACTGAAACCCAAAGACTGGTCCAGGAGCGGGAAATCGGGCGACCCGTTTTCCCAAAAGCCATAGGCGAGCTCCACGGCCACTCCGGCATCGCCCGCCTCGCCTTGTTTTACGCGCGCGGCGCTTTGGGCCTCGTGGACCCCAGCCACGGCATCGGAGTCGCCAACGCCGGCTTAGTCTATTTCAACGACCGCCTCCTGGCCATGTCAGAGGACGACATGCCGTACCAAGTGCGGATCACTCCCTCCGGCGACCTCGAAACAGTGGGCCGCTACGACTTCGAAACCCAACTCGGGTCCACAATGATCGCCCACCCGAAAGTCGACCCGGTGTCCGGCCACCTCCACACGCTCAGCTACGACGTCGTGAAGAGGCCTTACCTGAAATACTTCCAATTCTCCGCCGACGGGGAGAAGTCTCCGGACGTGGAAATCCCTCTGGCGGCGCCCACAATGATGCACGACTTCGCCATCACCGAAAACTTCGTCGTGATTCCCGACCAGCAGGTGGTGTTCAAGCTGCAGGAGATGATCACCGGCGGGTCGCCGGTGATCTACGACAAGAACAAGAAATCCAGGTTCGGAATTCTTGCGAAAAATGCCACAAACGCTGATGACATAATTTGGGTTGAATGCCCGGACACTTTCTGCTTCCACTTGTGGAATGCGTGGGAGGAGCCTGAGTCCGATGAGGTGGTTGTGATCGGGTCATGCATGACTCCACCGGACTCGATATTTAATGAGAATGACGAGTGCTTGAAGAGTGTGTTGTCCGAAATCCGGCTTAATTTGAAAACCGGCGAGTCGATTCGGAGGCCGATTATTTCGGATGAGTCGGAGCATGTGAACTTGGAGGCAGGAATGGTGAATCGGAACCGGCTCGGGAGAAAGACTCGGTATGCTTATCTCGCCATTGCTGAACCGTGGCCAAAAGTTTCTGGTTTCGCCAAGGTGGATCTTTTTACTGGCCAAGTAAAAAAGCATATTTACGGGGACAGGAAGTTTGGTGGTGAGCCCTTCTTTCTTCCTTCGGGTTCATGTGGGGAAGAAGATGGTGGGTATATCCTGAGCTTTGTTCACGACGAGAAGACGTGGAAGTCGGAGCTTCAGATTGTGAATGCCATGAATTTGAAGCTGGAAGCCACCGTGACGCTGCCGTCAAGAGTTCCGTATGGATTTCACGGCACGTTCATAGACTCCAAGGACTTGAAAAACCAGGCATAG
- the LOC112167224 gene encoding uncharacterized protein LOC112167224 isoform X1, producing the protein MGINRGKEQGTLPRPSIVIAPASFTSSCKNSIKVFLFTPNLEKGVQCFYCQSVFNNPQAVEGHLWVHQEEIKEMKSWNFPGHFSNSESVTSNTQPLTISHPENFSEGAGSHQSHLLSNGVCQFNTDQVQNFMDSMPSLSENALPCFQNNYCGKLPSLVDAVTFDPDLSSNQSPAFKERNILDFFNCNLSQSSGQGEAGQSKKNNGGKRPCSGEAQGNAGTVNELKRTKINSDEMETDSPQKRELLLVKEEDNSNSGSGMPYDVEEGETNLDLSLHL; encoded by the coding sequence ATGGGTATAAATAGAGGTAAGGAGCAAGGCACTCTTCCTCGTCCCTCCATTGTTATTGCTCCTGCAAGCTTTACTTCTTCTTGCAAGAATTCTATTAAGGTTTTCCTTTTTACCCCTAACCTTGAAAAGGGTGTACAGTGCTTCTATTGCCAAAGCGTGTTCAACAATCCCCAGGCTGTAGAGGGGCATCTTTGGGTCCATCaggaagagatcaaggaaatgAAGAGCTGGAACTTTCCTGGCCATTTCAGCAACTCAGAAAGCGTTACTAGCAATACTCAACCTCTCACCATCTCCCATCCTGAGAACTTTTCTGAAGGTGCTGGGAGCCATCAATCTCATTTGCTCTCAAATGGAGTTTGTCAGTTCAATACTGATCAAGTTCAAAATTTTATGGATAGTATGCCATCCCTTTCTGAAAATGCCTTGCCATGCTTTCAGAATAACTACTGTGGCAAGCTTCCTTCTCTTGTGGATGCTGTAACTTTTGATCCAGATCTCAGCTCAAATCAGTCGCCTGCCTTCAAGGAGCGTAATAttcttgatttctttaattGCAATCTCAGTCAATCTTCAGGCCAAGGTGAAGCTGGTCAATCTAAGAAAAATAATGGAGGTAAGAGGCCCTGCTCAGGTGAAGCCCAAGGAAATGCTGGGACTGTGAATGAGTTGAAAAGGACCAAGATCAACTCAGATGAGATGGAAACTGATAGTCCTCAGAAGAGAGAGCTTCTTCTTGTTAAAGAGGAGGACAACTCCAATTCTGGTTCTGGAATGCCTTATGATGTGGAAGAAGGCGAGACAAACCTTGATCTGTCGCTACATCTGTAA
- the LOC112167224 gene encoding uncharacterized protein LOC112167224 isoform X4: MKSWNFPGHFSNSESVTSNTQPLTISHPENFSEGAGSHQSHLLSNGVCQFNTDQVQNFMDSMPSLSENALPCFQNNYCGKLPSLVDAVTFDPDLSSNQSPAFKERNILDFFNCNLSQSSGQGEAGQSKKNNGGKRPCSGEAQGNAGTVNELKRTKINSDEMETDSPQKRELLLVKEEDNSNSGSGMPYDVEEGETNLDLSLHL, translated from the coding sequence atgAAGAGCTGGAACTTTCCTGGCCATTTCAGCAACTCAGAAAGCGTTACTAGCAATACTCAACCTCTCACCATCTCCCATCCTGAGAACTTTTCTGAAGGTGCTGGGAGCCATCAATCTCATTTGCTCTCAAATGGAGTTTGTCAGTTCAATACTGATCAAGTTCAAAATTTTATGGATAGTATGCCATCCCTTTCTGAAAATGCCTTGCCATGCTTTCAGAATAACTACTGTGGCAAGCTTCCTTCTCTTGTGGATGCTGTAACTTTTGATCCAGATCTCAGCTCAAATCAGTCGCCTGCCTTCAAGGAGCGTAATAttcttgatttctttaattGCAATCTCAGTCAATCTTCAGGCCAAGGTGAAGCTGGTCAATCTAAGAAAAATAATGGAGGTAAGAGGCCCTGCTCAGGTGAAGCCCAAGGAAATGCTGGGACTGTGAATGAGTTGAAAAGGACCAAGATCAACTCAGATGAGATGGAAACTGATAGTCCTCAGAAGAGAGAGCTTCTTCTTGTTAAAGAGGAGGACAACTCCAATTCTGGTTCTGGAATGCCTTATGATGTGGAAGAAGGCGAGACAAACCTTGATCTGTCGCTACATCTGTAA
- the LOC112167224 gene encoding uncharacterized protein LOC112167224 isoform X2, producing the protein MWCNWSHKPGVQCFYCQSVFNNPQAVEGHLWVHQEEIKEMKSWNFPGHFSNSESVTSNTQPLTISHPENFSEGAGSHQSHLLSNGVCQFNTDQVQNFMDSMPSLSENALPCFQNNYCGKLPSLVDAVTFDPDLSSNQSPAFKERNILDFFNCNLSQSSGQGEAGQSKKNNGGKRPCSGEAQGNAGTVNELKRTKINSDEMETDSPQKRELLLVKEEDNSNSGSGMPYDVEEGETNLDLSLHL; encoded by the exons ATGTGGTGCAACTGGTCACATAAACCT GGTGTACAGTGCTTCTATTGCCAAAGCGTGTTCAACAATCCCCAGGCTGTAGAGGGGCATCTTTGGGTCCATCaggaagagatcaaggaaatgAAGAGCTGGAACTTTCCTGGCCATTTCAGCAACTCAGAAAGCGTTACTAGCAATACTCAACCTCTCACCATCTCCCATCCTGAGAACTTTTCTGAAGGTGCTGGGAGCCATCAATCTCATTTGCTCTCAAATGGAGTTTGTCAGTTCAATACTGATCAAGTTCAAAATTTTATGGATAGTATGCCATCCCTTTCTGAAAATGCCTTGCCATGCTTTCAGAATAACTACTGTGGCAAGCTTCCTTCTCTTGTGGATGCTGTAACTTTTGATCCAGATCTCAGCTCAAATCAGTCGCCTGCCTTCAAGGAGCGTAATAttcttgatttctttaattGCAATCTCAGTCAATCTTCAGGCCAAGGTGAAGCTGGTCAATCTAAGAAAAATAATGGAGGTAAGAGGCCCTGCTCAGGTGAAGCCCAAGGAAATGCTGGGACTGTGAATGAGTTGAAAAGGACCAAGATCAACTCAGATGAGATGGAAACTGATAGTCCTCAGAAGAGAGAGCTTCTTCTTGTTAAAGAGGAGGACAACTCCAATTCTGGTTCTGGAATGCCTTATGATGTGGAAGAAGGCGAGACAAACCTTGATCTGTCGCTACATCTGTAA
- the LOC112167224 gene encoding uncharacterized protein LOC112167224 isoform X3 — protein sequence MWCNWSHKPCFYCQSVFNNPQAVEGHLWVHQEEIKEMKSWNFPGHFSNSESVTSNTQPLTISHPENFSEGAGSHQSHLLSNGVCQFNTDQVQNFMDSMPSLSENALPCFQNNYCGKLPSLVDAVTFDPDLSSNQSPAFKERNILDFFNCNLSQSSGQGEAGQSKKNNGGKRPCSGEAQGNAGTVNELKRTKINSDEMETDSPQKRELLLVKEEDNSNSGSGMPYDVEEGETNLDLSLHL from the exons ATGTGGTGCAACTGGTCACATAAACCT TGCTTCTATTGCCAAAGCGTGTTCAACAATCCCCAGGCTGTAGAGGGGCATCTTTGGGTCCATCaggaagagatcaaggaaatgAAGAGCTGGAACTTTCCTGGCCATTTCAGCAACTCAGAAAGCGTTACTAGCAATACTCAACCTCTCACCATCTCCCATCCTGAGAACTTTTCTGAAGGTGCTGGGAGCCATCAATCTCATTTGCTCTCAAATGGAGTTTGTCAGTTCAATACTGATCAAGTTCAAAATTTTATGGATAGTATGCCATCCCTTTCTGAAAATGCCTTGCCATGCTTTCAGAATAACTACTGTGGCAAGCTTCCTTCTCTTGTGGATGCTGTAACTTTTGATCCAGATCTCAGCTCAAATCAGTCGCCTGCCTTCAAGGAGCGTAATAttcttgatttctttaattGCAATCTCAGTCAATCTTCAGGCCAAGGTGAAGCTGGTCAATCTAAGAAAAATAATGGAGGTAAGAGGCCCTGCTCAGGTGAAGCCCAAGGAAATGCTGGGACTGTGAATGAGTTGAAAAGGACCAAGATCAACTCAGATGAGATGGAAACTGATAGTCCTCAGAAGAGAGAGCTTCTTCTTGTTAAAGAGGAGGACAACTCCAATTCTGGTTCTGGAATGCCTTATGATGTGGAAGAAGGCGAGACAAACCTTGATCTGTCGCTACATCTGTAA